From Faecalicatena sp. Marseille-Q4148:
GCAGGCAAACTGGCTGCCAGAAAGGAAGAACTGACATTTGCATGGCTGCTCATTTCTGCACTGGTGGGGATGATAGTAATGTACCTGTGTGGAATGATTTATTTTTATTTTATAAGTAACTATATTATTTCTATGCCGGTGTCATGGAAAATAGTCTTGATAAATTGTTGTCTGCTGACGATTTCCGGAGACATTGTACTTTGTGTAATGGCGGCTGCCGTAGCAAAGAGGCTTGTACCGGTAGTTCGGAAGTTGAATTAGGAAGGAGACGCATTATGTTAAAACGAGAGGATTTTTATTTTGATCTCCCGGAAGAACTGATTGCGCAAGATCCGCTTGAGGACCGTTCGGGTTCCCGGCTGCTTGTGCTTGATAAGAAGACCGGTGAGACAGAACATCATGTATTTCGTGATATTATAGAATACTTAAATCCGGGGGATTGTCTTGTTATCAATGATACAAAAGTAATCCCGGCAAGACTGATCGGAGCTAAAGTAGGGACAGAAGCAAAAATTGAAGTATTGCTTCTGAAGCGAAAGGAAAATGATGTGTGGGAGACACTTGTAAAACCGGGAAAGAAAGCAAAGCCGGGAACAAAGATCAGCTTCGGAGACGGACTGCTTGTAGGAGAAGTCATTGATGTAGTGGAGGAAGGAAATCGTCTGATCCAATTCCATTACGAAGGAATTTTTGAAGAAATTCTGGATCAGCTTGGCCAAATGCCTCTCCCTCCGTACATTACACATCAGCTGGAAGATAAAAACCGCTATCAGACGGTGTATGCAAAGCATTCCGGCTCTGCAGCCGCACCGACAGCAGGACTTCATTTTACACCGGAACTTCTGGAACAGATTAAGACAAAAGGTGTTGAGATTGCCCATGTAACACTTCATGTAGGACTTGGGACATTCCGTCCGGTAAAAGTGGAAAATATTCTGGAACATCATATGCATTCAGAGTTCTATCAGATTGAAGCTGCGGAAGCGGAGAAGATTAACCGCGCGAAAGAGGAAGGGCATCGTGTCATCTGCGTCGGAACGACAAGCTGCCGTACAGTAGAGTCTGCGGCGGATGAACATGGACGGCTGAGAGAGTGCAGCGGCTGGACAGAAATCTTTATTTATCCGGGGTATCAGTTTAAAGTATTGGATTGTCTGATTACAAACTTTCATCTGCCGGAATCTACATTAATTATGCTTGTATCTGCTTTAGCCGGCAGGGAGCATGTACTGGCAGCGTATCAGGAAGCTGTGAAGAAACAATATCGTTTCTTTTCGTTTGGCGATGCGATGCTGATTCGATAAGATAGTTGATAAAGCGGTAAAACAGGCGGTATGTCTGGGAAAGTAAGAGAGATGCGTATGAAGTGGAATTTTTATTTATCCGGAATTTTATATGGAAAATTTCATGAAACTGCCGAAGGAGTTACGACAGAAAAGCTGAACATTGAAACCGGAGAATGGCTTCCGGAAGAAAAATTAACAGAAGAAACAGATGCATATTTTCGAAACTTCTGTTCAAGAAGTATATTGGAGTTTTTCCAAAAGAAGCAGGAATATGAAAAATGTATCGCAGAAGGAGCAGAAGAGTTCATCACTTCCTCTGGAGAACAGTTTTCAAAACGGCGTGAGGAAGCCTATATACAGCGAAACAAAAAGTTTGGAAAAGATCTTTTGTATGAGCAGGGAAAAATATATGGAGTTTTAATGCCGGGAAGAGATTATACGGCAGTGCTTGCAGAGGACGGTAAGGAAGAAAAAACAGTCCTGAAAGCCTGGAGCAATCTTTCCTTTCAGGAAATCTTTCAAGTAAAGTTTCACGGAACCTTTTTTGTTGAGACAAGAGATGGAGAAAGACTGGCTACCGATGTCTATCTTCCGGTAAGAGAAGCCGGAGAGAACGTGGGAAAAGTACCTGCGGTACTTGTGCGGACGCCTTATGGAAAAGGAAATCATGTAGAGATGTATTATCGCTTTGTCCAGAGAGGATATGCCGTCGTTATTCAGGATACAAGGGGCAGAGAAGACAGTACCGGAAGATGGCAGCCGAATTATTACGAAGTAGAGGATGGAGACGATACGCTCAATTGGATTGCAGCGCAGGACTGGAGTGATGGACAGGCAGCAATGACAGGCGGTTCTTATCTTGGATATGTACAGTGGGCTGCAGCTGCCAGCGGGAATTCGCATTTGAAAGCAATGCTCAGCAGCGTGTGCGCCGGAAGTGCATTTGCAGATCTTCCGAGAAGAGGAGGCTGCTTTACATCCGGGATGCTTGCGTGGGCTTTTGCAATGTCGGAGCAGAGAATGCGGGAAGATCTGATGTGTCGGGAAGACTGGGATGATGTATTGGATCTGAGACCTCTGGAAACAATTCCGGAAAAGGCGTTGGGAAGAGAGATTCCTTTCTTAACAGAGTGGCTAAAGCATGAAGATCTGGATGAGTTTTGGAAAAAATCCAGTTGGAAAGAGCGCTACAGCGGTGCTCCGGTGCCGGCGCTTATTATGTCAGGCTGGTTTGATGACAATGGAATGGGTACGACCGAGGCGCTGGATCTTGTCAGAGATTGGCCGGAAGGAACCTGGAAAGCAATTTTAGGACCGTGGAAGCACAGTGGAAATGCAGAATATGATCTGCACGGAATTCCGATGGGAGAAGATGCGCTTCGTTATGATATCGATCTCATTTGTATGATGTGGCTGGAACATTTTCTGAAGGGAGTAGAGAACGGGATTGAGAAAAGTCCAAAAGTGCTCTACTATACATTAGGGGAAAAGCGTTGGAAAACATCAGAGGCATGGCCGCCGCAGTGTGTAAAAATACAGCGTATGGATCTGCACAGTGAGAAGAACAGTTATGTGTATGATCCGGACTGTCCGGCGACGCATATCATCGATATGTCAGAAAATGAACTGGAAGTGCCGGAAGATTATACCGAGGAAGAAAAGCGGGAAGACTATCTTATCTATTCAACAGAGGTATTAAAAGAGCCGGTGACAGTAACCGGTGATTTACAGGT
This genomic window contains:
- the queA gene encoding tRNA preQ1(34) S-adenosylmethionine ribosyltransferase-isomerase QueA encodes the protein MLKREDFYFDLPEELIAQDPLEDRSGSRLLVLDKKTGETEHHVFRDIIEYLNPGDCLVINDTKVIPARLIGAKVGTEAKIEVLLLKRKENDVWETLVKPGKKAKPGTKISFGDGLLVGEVIDVVEEGNRLIQFHYEGIFEEILDQLGQMPLPPYITHQLEDKNRYQTVYAKHSGSAAAPTAGLHFTPELLEQIKTKGVEIAHVTLHVGLGTFRPVKVENILEHHMHSEFYQIEAAEAEKINRAKEEGHRVICVGTTSCRTVESAADEHGRLRECSGWTEIFIYPGYQFKVLDCLITNFHLPESTLIMLVSALAGREHVLAAYQEAVKKQYRFFSFGDAMLIR
- a CDS encoding CocE/NonD family hydrolase, with product MRMKWNFYLSGILYGKFHETAEGVTTEKLNIETGEWLPEEKLTEETDAYFRNFCSRSILEFFQKKQEYEKCIAEGAEEFITSSGEQFSKRREEAYIQRNKKFGKDLLYEQGKIYGVLMPGRDYTAVLAEDGKEEKTVLKAWSNLSFQEIFQVKFHGTFFVETRDGERLATDVYLPVREAGENVGKVPAVLVRTPYGKGNHVEMYYRFVQRGYAVVIQDTRGREDSTGRWQPNYYEVEDGDDTLNWIAAQDWSDGQAAMTGGSYLGYVQWAAAASGNSHLKAMLSSVCAGSAFADLPRRGGCFTSGMLAWAFAMSEQRMREDLMCREDWDDVLDLRPLETIPEKALGREIPFLTEWLKHEDLDEFWKKSSWKERYSGAPVPALIMSGWFDDNGMGTTEALDLVRDWPEGTWKAILGPWKHSGNAEYDLHGIPMGEDALRYDIDLICMMWLEHFLKGVENGIEKSPKVLYYTLGEKRWKTSEAWPPQCVKIQRMDLHSEKNSYVYDPDCPATHIIDMSENELEVPEDYTEEEKREDYLIYSTEVLKEPVTVTGDLQVHLFVSCDCPDTDFVFRLLDVDENGKSVKLADGVISAKYREGFERPVYMEAGNIYEIPLRTTKISNTFLPGHRIRFTVTSSAKNFIFPNSNTEKGFNSEKRQKAHITVHQEGEFCSYVELPIEQK